The genomic segment CGTTAAGTAAGGAAATAAAACCTTGATAATTCAGAACTCACGATTTTAATAATTTTATAAAGATACAGTCGTATTTGACAAGAATTGTTCAATTGTTTCATTGTTCAATTGTTTCATTACTCACAGAACATTTATTTTATATTGTGTTTCCCGAAAAAATCAGGACAACCTGTCCCGTACCAACGGTCGGGAGTCTGTGAGTTCGCTTCGCTAAGTCGTTCAATTGTTGATGAATAACCCTGCCCAATGGCAGGCAGGTATTTAAAAACATAACAATGTAACAATATAACAATGTAACAATATTTTTTAATATCATTAATTCTTTATTTGCATTTATTTCTTGATTAAAACTAAACAATCTTGAGTTCTCGATAATTATTATTTTCGTCTTAAAACCTTTTCAACTGCCTCAACAATATTTTCAGTATTAATACCATATTTTGTCAATAATTGTTCGGCTGTACCACTTTCGCCAAAAACATCATCTACTGCAACATATTCCATCGGAACAGGATTATTTCTTACTAACAATTGTGCAATGCTATCACCCATTCCACCATTTAATAAATGTTCTTCGGCAGTAACTACTGCTTTTGTTTTCCAAACTGATTCTAAGACTGCTTTTCTATCTAAAGGTTTAATTGTATGTATATTTATTATTTCGATAGATATTCCTTTTTTCTCCAAAATTTCGCCTGCTTTTAATGCTTTCCAAAGTAAATGTCCTGTTGCAAAAACAGTAACATCGGTTCCTTCATTCATTAAAACTGCTTTTCCTATTTCAAAGTTTTGATTTTCGGGTATAAAATTAGGAACTTTTGGTCTTCCAAAACGCAGATACACAGGACCTTCATGTTTTGCAGCAGCAATTGTTGCAGCTTTTGTTTGATTATAATCGGCAGTATTAATAACTGTCATGTTGGGCAAACCTTTCATTAAGCCAATATCTTCCATAATTTGATGAGAAGCTCCATCTTCGCCTAATGTTAATCCTGCATGTGAAGCAGCTATTTTAACATTTTTATTTGAATAAGCTATTGATTGTCTTACCTGGTCATAAACCCTTCCTGATGCAAAAACAGCAAAAGTGCCGGCAAAAGGTATTTTTCCTCCAATAGCTAATCCTGCTGCAACTCCCATTAAATTTGCCTCAGCTATTCCTGTCTGGAAAAACCTTTCGGGAAATTCTTTTGCAAATTTATCCATTTTTAATGAACCTGTAAGGTCGGCACATAATGCAACTACTTCAGGGTTTTGTTTTGCTATTTCATATAATCCATCGCCAAAACCTGAACGTGTGTCTTTATTTTCTGTAGAAGTATAAATTTTCATTATTGATTATTTTTTGTTAAATAAATAGTTATTAGTAATGGTGGCAATATGGCATAAAGCAAAGCAGATTGCGAGTTATTTCCGTTCAAGCCGAGATGAAGCCGAAACGAAAAACAACGCTCCAAATCAGCACTTCACCGCTTTTTGCTATATTGTGTGTTAAGTGCTACTAATTTTTAATTTCATTAACCGAATCATAAACATTTAGTACTTCCAAATCTCCATGAAACAAGAATTCAATTTCGTCTTTATGTTCAATTTTACCTGTCCAATAATCAATTGCTCTTTTTTCAAATTCATTTATAAAATAAGTATCTGAATCAATTAATAATCCATCAGTTTTGTGTATTTTTCCAGTTACTCTTATTTTTAAGATTTTATTTTCTGAGCCTTTAAATATTTTTAGCCATTTTGGCAAATCATCTAAACTACAAATCCATAGACATTTTTGTCTTGAAGGTAAATCAGGAAATTTTTCTAATCTGACTTTTTCAAATATTTCTTCTTGAATCCATTTAAGATATTGCTTAAATGAAACCATAACGTCATCAACAATAGCTTCTAATTGAAATAGATGTTGTTCGCTTTCAAAAAATAATTTTTCATAATCTCTTTCGTCTTTATTTGGTTTTAATTTTAACACATCTGTTAACTGTCTTATCAAAAATACTTTTGGAATGTCATAAAATTCTCTGCTTCCTAAACTATTAAGAAGTTTTCGATAAAAATTATTATTTTCTGATCCAATGTGGTAATGATTATTTACATTCCACTCTTTATTAATAAAATCCAACTTCTGAATATGATAAAATTCTTTGTTTTGAATTTTTGTCATTTTGCAAATCTGTATTAATTAGTTGCACCTAACTTTCAAATAAAAGAAAATCTTATAAACATATTATTAAAATAACTTAATTCTTTCAGAACTACCTGATTTTACTTTAAACGATTTATCAACAGTATATATAGTTTCCTTTACATTTTTTGCTCTGTAAACTATTCTGTAATTCCCCGGTTGAATAACTAAATTATGTTGCATTAAATTTTTATCTAAATTATAAAACCATTTTATTTTATTTCCTTTCTTATTCAAGTTTTAACATATTTTTAAATGGAGCAGTTCTCTGTTCCGTTAATTTTATATATTCTTGATTTATTTCAAATCCCACAAAGTTTCTGTTACTTTTTAAAGCTGCAATGGCAGTAGTTCCACTACCCATAAATGGGTCTAAAATAATATCAGTTGTAAATGAATATAATTGTATCAATCTATGTGGTAAATTAATAGGAAATGGTGCGGGATGACCAACTTTTCTTGCAGATTCAGCGTTAAAAGTCCATATTGATTTTGTCCATTCCATAAATTCATCTCTCGAAATAGTATTTTGTTTTGTTTCTTTTTCAACTTTTTTTCTATCTCTTTTGTAGTCCCCTTTTGAGAATATTAAAATATATTCGTGAATATCCCTTAATATTGGGTTTGAAGCAGACATCCAACTACCCCAAGCTGTTGAAGGACTTGCACTTGCTGCTTTATTCCAAATTATTTCACCACGCATATTAAAACCAATTTCTATCATCATTTGTGAAATGTAATCAGATAACGGAATATAAGGTTTTCTGCCAAGATTTGCTACATTAATACAAGCCCGACCACCATTTACCAATACCCGATAAGTTTCAGTGAATACCTTTCTTAACATTTCTAAATACTCGGTTAAAGATAAGTCTTCGTCATACTCTTTTGACACATTGTAAGGTGGAGAAGTAATCATTAAGTGTAATGAATTATCAGGTATCATTGACATATCTTCTGCTGAGCCAAATATAGTTGAATTTAGAAAATCTTCGGGAAATGGGTTAGTTTCTTTTATTACTTGTTTGTTATTAGTTAGTTCCTTATATAATTTTGAATTATAGAATTTAC from the Bacteroidales bacterium genome contains:
- a CDS encoding transketolase family protein, with protein sequence MKIYTSTENKDTRSGFGDGLYEIAKQNPEVVALCADLTGSLKMDKFAKEFPERFFQTGIAEANLMGVAAGLAIGGKIPFAGTFAVFASGRVYDQVRQSIAYSNKNVKIAASHAGLTLGEDGASHQIMEDIGLMKGLPNMTVINTADYNQTKAATIAAAKHEGPVYLRFGRPKVPNFIPENQNFEIGKAVLMNEGTDVTVFATGHLLWKALKAGEILEKKGISIEIINIHTIKPLDRKAVLESVWKTKAVVTAEEHLLNGGMGDSIAQLLVRNNPVPMEYVAVDDVFGESGTAEQLLTKYGINTENIVEAVEKVLRRK
- a CDS encoding DUF2441 domain-containing protein codes for the protein MTKIQNKEFYHIQKLDFINKEWNVNNHYHIGSENNNFYRKLLNSLGSREFYDIPKVFLIRQLTDVLKLKPNKDERDYEKLFFESEQHLFQLEAIVDDVMVSFKQYLKWIQEEIFEKVRLEKFPDLPSRQKCLWICSLDDLPKWLKIFKGSENKILKIRVTGKIHKTDGLLIDSDTYFINEFEKRAIDYWTGKIEHKDEIEFLFHGDLEVLNVYDSVNEIKN
- a CDS encoding site-specific DNA-methyltransferase, with the protein product MKRNNNIKGTETSSFGTNGRINHDSSKFYNSKLYKELTNNKQVIKETNPFPEDFLNSTIFGSAEDMSMIPDNSLHLMITSPPYNVSKEYDEDLSLTEYLEMLRKVFTETYRVLVNGGRACINVANLGRKPYIPLSDYISQMMIEIGFNMRGEIIWNKAASASPSTAWGSWMSASNPILRDIHEYILIFSKGDYKRDRKKVEKETKQNTISRDEFMEWTKSIWTFNAESARKVGHPAPFPINLPHRLIQLYSFTTDIILDPFMGSGTTAIAALKSNRNFVGFEINQEYIKLTEQRTAPFKNMLKLE